From the genome of Candidatus Omnitrophota bacterium:
TTTAACTTATCATATTGCTAAACCGTTATTGCTGGTGAATAAAAAGCCGATGCTTAATTTTTTGATTGATAAGATAGCTATTTTAAAAAAGAGCTTTCCGATTGATGAGGTACGAGTTGTAGTTAATGATAAGTTTTATAAAGATTTTTTAGCCTGGGAGAAAAGATATAAAATAAAAGTAAAGATTGTCAATGATGGTTCAACTAGCCCTGATGATCGTCTAGGTGCAATAAAAGATATGAGATTTGCAATGGGTAAAGAAAAGTGTGATTGGTTGATACTTGGTGGAGATAATTTATTTGAGGATAGTTTGACCAGTTTCTTGGATTTTGCTTTAGATAAAGAATCTAATCCATCAATTGGCCTTTACGATCTGAAATCAAAAAAAGAGGCAACCCGGTTTGGCATAGTTAGTTTAAACACCAAGTCACGAATTGTAAAATTTGCCGAGAAACCAAAGAAACCAGCCTCAACCCTTGCGGCATCATGTGTTTATTTTTTTCCTAAGAAATCCCTAGGGTTACTAAATACATTTGTTAAGGGTCATAGAAGTGTTGATGCTTCCGGGCGCTATATTGCTTGGCTTGTTAGGACGGCTAAGGTTTTCGGTTATATCTTAAAAGGCAAGTGGATTGATATTGGACATATTGATTCTTTAAAGTTAGCCGAAAAAGCATTTAAATAAGATTTAGATTTATGGAGGATTAGTATGCAGTTAAAACAGATGAGAGGAAAAATTGATAAGATAGACAAAAGAATAGTCGAGTTGCTTAACCAGCGGGCTCAGGAAGTAATAAAAATAAGCCTTCTTAAGAAGAAAAAGAAATTATCTCTTTATTCTCCGGAAAGAGAGGCTAGCATGCTTGAGTCTCTTAAAAAGCTAAGCCAGGGGCCTTTGCGTGGAGAAGATATTGAAAATGTTTTTCGGGAAGTTTTATCAGCCTGTCGTTCTCAGAAGGCCAATTTGGAGATTGCCTACTTAGGGCCTCAAGGCACTTTTACTCATCTTGCGGCAATAAAGAAATTCGGCAAAAGACCGGACTATCTTCCGGTAGCAAGTATTAGTGATGTTTTTGATGCCGTCGACAGAGACCAAGCGCAATACGGAGTTGTTCCGGTTGAGAACTCTACCGAAGGGGTAATTAACTATACTTTGGATATGTTTTTTGGCTCATCGTTAAACATTTGCGCTGAGATAACTATGAATATTTCGCACGCCCTCTTAGCTAAAGGGTCTGAGAGTATAAAACGGGTTTACTCTAATCCTGAAGTATTTGCTCAGTGTCGAAACTGGATAGCTGCTTCCTTAAAGGATGTTGAGTTAGTTCCAGTTTCATCGACGGCTAAAGCGGCTAAAGAAGCTAAAAAAGATAAAAATGGTGCTTGTATCGGGAATAAAATTTTGGCCAATCTTTATGGTTTGAGAATAATAGCTTCTTCAATTCAAGACTCATCAAACAATTACACAAGATTTTTGGTAATTGCTAAAAATGATAGTCCACCTTCTGGTAAAGATAAGACCTCTATTTTGTTTTCAACTAAAGATAAAGTAGGGGCTTTGCATGATATTTTGTCATCGTTTAAGGCTTCGGGCTTAAATCTTACTAAAATAGAGTCTCGGCCTTCTAAGAAAAAAGCCTGGGAGTACTATTTCTTTGTCGATTTTCAAGGACACAAGAGCTCTGCTTTGGTTAAGAAGTCTTTGAAGAAATTAGAGAAACAATGTTCCTTTGTTAAACTTCTTGGTTCTTACCCCTGTGAAAATTAGCCTGTTAGTTGAGGCGTTAAAAAATATTAAGGAGATAAAAATCAAAAAAAGCTTTACTTTAATTGAATTAATTGTAGTCATCGCAATCATTGCCATTTTAGCGGCGATCATTGCACCGAATGCTTTTCGAGCAATTGAGAAAGCTAAAATATCTGCCACAGTTCAGGATTTTAAATCTTTTAAAACTGCGACTCAGGCTTATTATGCTGATGTTGGAAAGTGGCCTTGGGAGGGCGCAGTTTGGAATCCACCCAATTGGGACACCAGCAATGGCGAAGGGTATATCAACAATGATGGTGCCTCAGGTTGGGATGGACCTTATTTGGAAGGTTGGCCAAAAGCCAATTGGGGTATGGATTTTGTTTGTTATTATTATTTGAGTGATTGGGATGCAGATGGGATAGCTGAAAGTCATTTTGTTTCAATTCGCAAGAATGCCTTCGTTACTCCTACAGGCAATTCTACAGCCTTGCCAGAACATGTTCGACAAAGGATAGATGAGATTCTTGATGACGGAGATTTGGATACCGGAAAACTTCAGATGGCTAGCGATTTGTATTTTGACTATCTACTAGTTAGATGAAGGCCATTAAAAGCCTAACTAAAACTTTATGGGGACATATCGTAAAGAATTAAAAAAGATCGATAACTATAAGCCGGGAAAACCAATCGAAGAAGTAAAAAGAGCTTTGGGATTGGGTGAGGTCTATAAACTGGCTTCTAACGAGATTCCTTTTGAACCGACCTATATAAAAAAAGCTGTTTTGGCTGAGATTAAGAACATTAATCGTTATCCAGAAAGTGGTTCATTTTACCTGAGGCAAAAATTAGCTAAAAAACTAAAAGTTAACGAAGAACAGCTAGTTTTTGGTAACGGATCTGACGAGTTGATTGTTCTGGCACTTAAGGCCTTTGTTGAAAAGGGTGACCAGGTTATAGTGTCTTATCCGACCTTTTTGATTTATGAAATTCAAGCAAAAATAGCCGGTGCTAAAGTTATTAGAGTTCCTTCCAGCGGCTTGCGTTACGATTTAGAGGAAATAGCAAAGAAGGTAAATAAGAAGACAAAGATTATTTTTATTGCTAATCCTGATAATCCTACCGGAACCTATTTGACTCAGCGAGAAATTAATAATTTTTTAGCTAAAATTCCTAAGTCGATATTAGTTTTTTTTGATGAGGCTTACTTTGAATTTGCACCAAAGAATTTTCCTAAAAGTTTGGCTTTTTTAAAGAAAAGAGGCAATATCATTGTAACTAGAACATTTTCTAAGGCCTATGGCTTGGCTGGCTTGCGTATTGGTTATGGAGTTACTACTAAAGAGATAGCCGGTATTTTAAATAAAATTAGGGAGCCGTTTAATATTAATCGCTTTGCTCAAGTAGCGGCCGTTGCCGCTTTAGGAAACAACAGTTTTTTAAAAAAGGCAGTAAGCTATGTAAATAATGAAAAGAGCTATTTTTATCGAGAATTAAAAAAATGCAAACTTTCATTCGTTGAGAGCGCGACTAATTTTGTAGTGGTTGATTTTAAGAAGAGCACTAAGGGGCTTTATGATTATTTGTTGAAAAATGGCGTTATTGTTCGTGAACTTAAGGGTTGGGGCTTGTCGCGTTACTTTCGAGTGACTGTGGGCCTAGCTAAGGAAAATAGAAAATTTATAAGTTGTTTAAAGGCTTATTTAGCCAAAATTAAAGGATAAACTATGATTATTGTATTTAAAAAAGGCGCAACTGAACAGGAAGTTTCAAATTTAATCAGCCGAATTGAAAAATTAGGATTGAAGGCAATGATTTCCAAAGGTACTGAACGAACTATTGTCGGAGTCATCGGTCCGGAAGACATAATTCGTTTGCATCCTTTAGAGGTTTTTCCCGGTGTTGAAAAAGTAATGCCGGTCTTGGCGCCCTATAAGCTTGTATCTCGAGAGTTTAAAAAAGATGACACAGTAGTAAAAATTGCAAGAGGCGTTGAAGTTGGCGGTAAGAAAATAACAGTTATCGCTGGTCCTTGTTCCATAGAGAGTGAAGCTCAGCTTATGGAGGTTGCTAAGAAAGTCAAAAAATCCGGAGCTTCAATTTTAAGGGGAGGCGCTTTTAAGCCTAGAAGCTCTCCTTATACTTTTCAAGGTTTAGGCCAGGAAGGTTTAAAGATTCTAAAAGATGCATCGGATAAATTTTCAATAGCTACAGCTACTGAAGTTATGGACACCCGCGATGTCGAGCTAGTTGCAAGGTACAGTGATTGTTTGCAAATCGGGGCTCGCAATATGCAGAATTTTAATCTTTTAAAGGAAGTCGGCCAAACCAAGAAGCCGGTTATTTTAAAGCGCGGCCTGAATGCTACGATAAAAGAGCTTTTGATGAGTGCTGAATATATATTAAGCGAAGGAAATTTTAATGTAATCCTTTGTGAGCGGGGGATACGCACCTTTGAAGATTTTACCCGTAATACTTTAGATATCAGCGCAGTCCCAGTAATAAAGTTGCTATCACACCTACCAATTGTAGTTGATCCGTCTCATGCTGCCGGAAAGTGGGGGTTGGTTGGTCCGTTAAGTAAAGCTGCTATTGCAGCTGGTTGTGATGGTTTATTAATTGAGGTCCATCCTAATCCTCAAGAGGCTTTAAGCGATGGGCCACAGCAGTTATTGCCCGAGAACTTTGCAAGTTTGATGAATGAATTAAAGGATATAGCTAAAATAGTAAAAAGACAAATGTAGGGTGAAGATGGATTTGAAAAGAGTTAAAAAAATAGCAATAATCGGTGTTGGATTTATGGGCGGATCTTTAGCTTTAGCTTTGAAGAAGAAGCTGCCTTATGCGAAGATTTGGGGGTTTGCCCGCAGTCAGAAGTCTTTTAATAAGCTTAAAAGGTTAAGTTTGCTGGATCGGGTTGAGAAAGATCTAGCTAAACTGGTGGTTGATTCAGATCTAGTAGTTTTTGCTTTACCGGTTAAGGTTATTTGTAGTTACTTTAAAAAAGTTTCTCCTTTTTTAAAAGAAGGGGCTACGGTTATCGATTTAGGAAGCACAAAACAGTTAGTCGAAAAATCGGCCAAAATGAATTTACCGCGTTCGATCGATTTCATTGCTTGCCATCCTTTAGCCGGAAGTGAAAAGAGTGGCGCTGAATTTAGCCACGAAAATCTTTATCAAGGTTCAGTTTGCTTGATTACTTCTTCGCCCAAAGCCAAGGCAGCTAAATCAGTAAAGAATTTTTGGCAAAAGCTAGGCTGTCGGGTTGTTTTTATTAGCGCTAGTCAGCACGATAAAGTTCTTTCTGGTATATCTCACCTGCCGCATTTAATTTCTTTTTCGCTCAGTGAGCTTATTTCTGAAGATTATTTGAAGTTTTCTACTAACAGTTTTAAAGATTTAACTCGCATAGCTAACTCGCCAGCTTTAGTTTGGGCAGATATTTTTATTTCTAATAGTGACAACATTGTAAGGGATTTGAAAGGCTATATTAAAATTTTAAAAAAATATCAAGCTTTGTTAAAAAAAGGCGATCGGGAGCTAATTGTTAAGTTAATCACCAAGGTAAATCACAAACAAAAAAAGATTATATGATTATTGCTATTGATGGGCCAGCCGGATCAGGCAAAACTACTGTGGCTCGACTTTTGGCTAAAAGATTAGGTATTTCTTATCTTGATACCGGAGCCATTTATCGTGTTTTAACCTATCTTGCCTTAGAGCGTAAAATTGGCGCTTGGGACGAAGAGGCTTTAACCGAGCTGGCTAAAATTCTCAATTTGGATTTAAAGGGGAGCGAAGTTTATCTCGACGGTGTTGACCTTAGCGAGAAGATTAGGACCCCGCAAATAGATAAGTCTATCTCAGCGGTAGTTTCTCATCCCGAGGTACGAAAGGTAATCGTAGAGCTACAGAGAAAAATCGTTGAAAAAGGAGATTTTGTCGTAGAGGGTCGCGATATTACTACAGTTGTTTTTCCGGATACCGAATACAAGTTTTATCTTGATGCTGACCCGAACATTCGCGCTGAAAGGCGATCGAAAGAACTGCAAACTAAAGGAGTAAGCATTGAGCTTTCTGAGGTTCAGGAGGATTTAGAGAAACGAGATTATGCTGATAAGAATAGAGAAGTTGGAGCTTTAAAAAAAGCTCCTGATGCCTTTTTTATTGATACCAGCAATTTAACTATCGAGCAATCCGTTGAGGAGATAGCAAAGCATATTCAAGTGAAGTAACTTCTAAGGTTTACGTGGAAGAAAAAAATAACATCCGCAATTTTTGTATTATTGCCCACATCGATCATGGAAAGTCTACCCTTGCCGATAGATTTCTAGGTTTGTCCGGAGCTCTCGCAAGAAGCAAGACTAAAGAGCAGATGCTTGACAGTATGGAGCTTGAGCGAGAACGGGGAATTACTATAAAGGCAAAAGCGGTTAGATTGAATATAACTTGGCAAGGCAAAGAATAT
Proteins encoded in this window:
- a CDS encoding nucleotidyltransferase family protein, with the translated sequence MKVIILAAGYGTRLYPLTYHIAKPLLLVNKKPMLNFLIDKIAILKKSFPIDEVRVVVNDKFYKDFLAWEKRYKIKVKIVNDGSTSPDDRLGAIKDMRFAMGKEKCDWLILGGDNLFEDSLTSFLDFALDKESNPSIGLYDLKSKKEATRFGIVSLNTKSRIVKFAEKPKKPASTLAASCVYFFPKKSLGLLNTFVKGHRSVDASGRYIAWLVRTAKVFGYILKGKWIDIGHIDSLKLAEKAFK
- the pheA gene encoding prephenate dehydratase, with amino-acid sequence MQLKQMRGKIDKIDKRIVELLNQRAQEVIKISLLKKKKKLSLYSPEREASMLESLKKLSQGPLRGEDIENVFREVLSACRSQKANLEIAYLGPQGTFTHLAAIKKFGKRPDYLPVASISDVFDAVDRDQAQYGVVPVENSTEGVINYTLDMFFGSSLNICAEITMNISHALLAKGSESIKRVYSNPEVFAQCRNWIAASLKDVELVPVSSTAKAAKEAKKDKNGACIGNKILANLYGLRIIASSIQDSSNNYTRFLVIAKNDSPPSGKDKTSILFSTKDKVGALHDILSSFKASGLNLTKIESRPSKKKAWEYYFFVDFQGHKSSALVKKSLKKLEKQCSFVKLLGSYPCEN
- a CDS encoding type II secretion system protein GspG, giving the protein MKISLLVEALKNIKEIKIKKSFTLIELIVVIAIIAILAAIIAPNAFRAIEKAKISATVQDFKSFKTATQAYYADVGKWPWEGAVWNPPNWDTSNGEGYINNDGASGWDGPYLEGWPKANWGMDFVCYYYLSDWDADGIAESHFVSIRKNAFVTPTGNSTALPEHVRQRIDEILDDGDLDTGKLQMASDLYFDYLLVR
- the hisC gene encoding histidinol-phosphate transaminase, with amino-acid sequence MGTYRKELKKIDNYKPGKPIEEVKRALGLGEVYKLASNEIPFEPTYIKKAVLAEIKNINRYPESGSFYLRQKLAKKLKVNEEQLVFGNGSDELIVLALKAFVEKGDQVIVSYPTFLIYEIQAKIAGAKVIRVPSSGLRYDLEEIAKKVNKKTKIIFIANPDNPTGTYLTQREINNFLAKIPKSILVFFDEAYFEFAPKNFPKSLAFLKKRGNIIVTRTFSKAYGLAGLRIGYGVTTKEIAGILNKIREPFNINRFAQVAAVAALGNNSFLKKAVSYVNNEKSYFYRELKKCKLSFVESATNFVVVDFKKSTKGLYDYLLKNGVIVRELKGWGLSRYFRVTVGLAKENRKFISCLKAYLAKIKG
- the aroF gene encoding 3-deoxy-7-phosphoheptulonate synthase yields the protein MIIVFKKGATEQEVSNLISRIEKLGLKAMISKGTERTIVGVIGPEDIIRLHPLEVFPGVEKVMPVLAPYKLVSREFKKDDTVVKIARGVEVGGKKITVIAGPCSIESEAQLMEVAKKVKKSGASILRGGAFKPRSSPYTFQGLGQEGLKILKDASDKFSIATATEVMDTRDVELVARYSDCLQIGARNMQNFNLLKEVGQTKKPVILKRGLNATIKELLMSAEYILSEGNFNVILCERGIRTFEDFTRNTLDISAVPVIKLLSHLPIVVDPSHAAGKWGLVGPLSKAAIAAGCDGLLIEVHPNPQEALSDGPQQLLPENFASLMNELKDIAKIVKRQM
- a CDS encoding prephenate dehydrogenase, encoding MDLKRVKKIAIIGVGFMGGSLALALKKKLPYAKIWGFARSQKSFNKLKRLSLLDRVEKDLAKLVVDSDLVVFALPVKVICSYFKKVSPFLKEGATVIDLGSTKQLVEKSAKMNLPRSIDFIACHPLAGSEKSGAEFSHENLYQGSVCLITSSPKAKAAKSVKNFWQKLGCRVVFISASQHDKVLSGISHLPHLISFSLSELISEDYLKFSTNSFKDLTRIANSPALVWADIFISNSDNIVRDLKGYIKILKKYQALLKKGDRELIVKLITKVNHKQKKII
- the cmk gene encoding (d)CMP kinase — translated: MIIAIDGPAGSGKTTVARLLAKRLGISYLDTGAIYRVLTYLALERKIGAWDEEALTELAKILNLDLKGSEVYLDGVDLSEKIRTPQIDKSISAVVSHPEVRKVIVELQRKIVEKGDFVVEGRDITTVVFPDTEYKFYLDADPNIRAERRSKELQTKGVSIELSEVQEDLEKRDYADKNREVGALKKAPDAFFIDTSNLTIEQSVEEIAKHIQVK